A part of Aspergillus flavus chromosome 1, complete sequence genomic DNA contains:
- a CDS encoding putative penicillin-binding protein, with protein sequence MMHSPLTPEFDALVHVLLKKWHVPGMSIAVIDGSRTFSKGYGIAEYPDTKTTPDTLFYMASTTKAFTAAAMSLVINDINNHHGENSTRMATTADQIHWRTPLASIIREDFVLEDKYTTAQITIEDALSHRSGIPDHIRHYGGTGASPGSIKDAVRILRYLPATAELRTKYMYNNLMYTAVSHAIETLTGENLGTFLLQRVWTPLHMDSTYWTRDDAQAGDNILAQGYTWNANKSEYTPEPCPDIIGGSGAGAMISSVVDYAQWIRCMMTCSGPLSKNAHAALIQPRTIIAEDPTNMFPGTHLYALGWTRDNYHGEDIIWHDGSVAGYGCTMMYLPRRQWGLVMAGNTTLTSNIVQVVLYMHLLDQVLGIPSHDRVDWQQQISERIATWREKQAHAKDLLYPRLPVVPIPPTLGVWEYAGLYEHPGYGRLELRVDIDGFGLVADRLTCEVPIVILMEHVSGEFWLASLRERNQDPRDHERVRAEFRIGVNGLVSEVGIDLEPEMNGEKIWFQRIDLDI encoded by the exons ATGATGCACTCCCCTCTGACCCCCGAATTCGACGCGCTGGTTCATGTCCTCTTAAAAAAATGGCACGTCCCGGGCATGTCCATCGCAGTCATTGACGGATCCAGGACTTTCTCTAAA GGATACGGAATCGCCGAGTATCCTGACACCAAAACGACCCCTGATACCCTATTTTACATGGCCAGTACGACTAAGGCGTTCACCGCAGCGGCCATGTCCCTGGTTATCAATGACATCAATAACCACCACGGAGAGAATAGCACTAGAATGGCCACGACAGCAGACCAGATCCACTGGAGGACACCCCTAGCATCTATTATCCGCGAAGACTTTGTCCTCGAGGACAAGTACACCACAGCACAGATCACCATCGAAGACGCTCTTTCCCACCGCTCAGGCATACCCGATCATATCCGCCACTACGGTGGAACGGGAGCATCGCCCGGCAGCATCAAAGACGCAGTCCGCATCTTGCGATATCTCCCAGCTACAGCCGAGCTGCGCACAAAATACATGTATAACAATCTCATGTATACAGCGGTCTCCCATGCTATTGAGACCCTCACGGGGGAGAACCTCGGGACATTCCTGCTTCAACGCGTGTGGACGCCCCTCCACATGGACAGCACTTACTGGACACGTGATGATGCGCAGGCTGGCGACAATATCCTAGCACAGGGCTACACCTGGAACGCGAACAAAAGCGAATATACCCCCGAACCATGCCCCGACATCATCGGCGGATCTGGCGCTGGTGCCATGATCAGTAGTGTCGTCGACTATGCGCAGTGGATTCGATGTATGATGACATGTAGCGGGCCCCTGAGCAAAAATGCACATGCAGCGCTCATACAACCACGTACGATTATTGCCGAGGACCCGACGAATATGTTCCCCGGTACGCATTTGTATGCACTTGGCTGGACACGGGATAACTACCATGGTGAAGATATCATCTGGCACGATGGTAGTGTTGCTGGTTATGGATGCACAATGATGTATCTTCCACGACGGCAGTGGGGCTTGGTCATGGCAGGGAACACTACGCTGACGAGCAATATCGTGCAGGTAGTGCTGTATATGCATCTACTGGATCAGGTGCTTGGAATCCCATCCCACGATCGGGTGGACTGGCAACAGCAGATTTCAGAGAGAATTGCCACATGGAGGGAGAAGCAGGCACATGCGAAGGACCTTTTATACCCTAGGTTGCCTGTCGTACCAATACCGCCTACGCTCGGAGTGTGGGAGTATGCGGGCCTGTACGAGCATCCGGGGTATGGTAGGCTGGAGCTCAGGGTGGATATAGATGGTTTCGGCCTCGTTGCGGATCGACTGACGTGTGAGGTGCCGATTGTGATCTTAATGGAGCATGTAAGTGGGGAGTTCTGGTTGGCATCGCTGAGGGAGAGAAACCAGGACCCTCGCGATCATGAAAGGGTGCGAGCGGAGTTTCGAATTGGTGTAAATGGCTTAGTGAGCGAGGTGGGAATAGACTTGGAGCCGGAAATGAACGGCGAGAAGATTTGGTTTCAAAgaatagatttagatatatag
- a CDS encoding putative 1-aminocyclopropane-1-carboxylate synthase, with protein MAFQKTNLSARGEVFAEPKSKIPLLEVVCDLRHPDTNPGGYVSLGVAENTLMHDEITEHMNKNFTVDSHSLTYGDGFSGSHRLRDTIARFITRHFNPVNPVTKNQLLVTSGVGQAIELSGFCLLDKDDGVLLARPHYGNFPIDLGYRVGAKIIGVSFGEMDPFGPETVGIYEKALADAQRQGIRVKAVLLCNPQNPLGRCYTREVLEAYMRFCQKQNLHLIADEIYALSTWKNPDFPNAPSFTSVLSVKKDGLIDPSLVHALWGMSKDFGSNGIRLGCVISQDNVNFLRAAEANSYFSCPSSLSDLATSRILSDDAWVQSFIQTNRQRLAENYTITIRFLESHQIPYKKGGNVGFFVWVDLFDPIRRQVNATLKKQAEANVSSENAARALETKLQEKLLKHRIFLALGADFGGDVPGWYRIVFAHEKEYLRLGLNRMINALGVFREELDTGLA; from the exons ATGGCATTCCAGAAGACAAACCTTTCTGCTAGAGGCGAGGTGTTTGCTGAGCCGAAGAGTAAGATCCCGTTATTGGAAGTTGTCTGCGACCTGAGGCACCCGGATACGAATCCAGGCGGATATGTTAGTCTTGGTGTTGCTGAGAAT ACCCTGATGCACGATGAGATAACCGAGCATATGAACAAGAAT TTTACCGTCGACAGCCATTCTTTGACTTACGGAGACGGCTTTTCCGGCTCCCATCGCCTTCGAGATACGATTGCGCGATTCATTACTCGCCATTTCAACCCCGTCAACCCAGTTACCAAAAACCAGCTTCTTGTCACCTCTGGCGTGGGCCAGGCAATTGAGCTTTCCGGGTTCTGTCTCCTGGACAAAGATGACGGCGTCCTGCTTGCTCGCCCGCACTATGGTAATTTCCCTATTGATTTGGGCTACCGAGTAGG AGCGAAGATAATTggtgtttcttttggtgaAATGGATCCTTTCGGTCCTGAGACGGTGGGCATCTATGAGAAGGCTCTTGCGGACGCCCAACGCCAAGGGATTCGCGTCAAGGCCGTTTTGCTATGTAACCCGCAGAACCCCTTAG GTCGTTGCTACACTCGCGAGGTCCTCGAGGCCTATATGCGATTTTGTCAGAAACAGAATCTACACCTCATCGCTGACGAGATTTATGCTCTATCAACTTGGAAGAACCCAGACTTTCCCAATGCGCCTAGTTTCACATCAGTTCTTTCTGTCAAGAAAGACGGTCTGATTGACCCAAGCCTTGTGCATGCCCTTTGGGGAATGAGCAAG GACTTCGGCTCCAATGGTATCAGACTTGGCTGCGTGATCAGTCAGGACAATGTGAACTTCCTCCGTGCTGCTGAGGCAAACTCGTATTTTTCTTGCCCTTCGTCTCTGTCAGACTTGGCCACTTCGCGTATCCTCTCTGACGATGCCTGGGTGCAATCCTTTATACAAACAAATCGCCAGCGCCTAGCGGAAAACTATACCATCACGATCCGGTTCTTGGAAAGCCACCAGATCCCTTACAAGAAGGGCGGGAATGTTGGCTTCTTTGTTTGGGTCGATTTATTTGATCCTATCCGAAGACAAGTGAATGCCACTTTGAAAAAGCAAGCAGAGGCAAACGTGTCATCTGAAAATGCCGCAAGGGCCCTCGAGACTAAACTCCAAGAGAAGTTGCTGAAGCACAGGATCTTCCTAGCACTGGGAGCTGACTTTGGGGGCGACGTGCCTGGCTGGTACCGGATCGTCTTCGCTCATGAGAAGGAGTATCTCAGGCTGGGCCTGAATCGTATGATTAACGCCCTTGGGGTCTTCCGAGAGGAACTTGACACAGGTCTAGCATAA